tgaGTCTTCAGAAAGCTATAAATGCGTACTTATGTATTCAAAGTATAAGAAATATGAGATTAGAGAATCTTTCTATATCtcatattcttaaaaaaagtaCTCATGAACATGAACATTTAGGATTGTGgattcatttctttttcagCCATTTTGAACATCATGAAgatcttttaaaatttttggaTGGATTCAGTCTAAATGAATTAGATCAAGGAAATAGGAGTTGTTTTAAAAAGGGACttactatatttttactaCACTATTTTgctaatgaattaaaaattgcTTCAGATAATGGTAATCATGTAAATCGTTATGAAGATATGTTTATTAATTGTAGGGATGTAGCTGTGGATTTTATTGAAGCTATAAAAATCCCTCACATCATTAGTCTTTTAGATACTATAATAAATAAGGATCCAGAAAAAATTACGTTGCAACGTATCGTTTCTCCTATGAAACGATGCATTCATGTagataataaagataaaccTTATGTAGTTATGAGTGATTTTGATACCTTATTAAATACAGATGAAGACACCTTTAGAAGAAGATATCTAAGTTTTCAGAATAGAAGGTATAGTAATTTTGAGTCTAGATCTGTGCAAGACTTTAATGTGCTAGGTTTATTGAGTCTTAAAAGTCCTTATTACAATTCTGATTTAAGTAGATATGTAGAAGGAGTTTTTCATACTTTTAAAACGTCTAGAAGACTTGGATTAAAAAGACGTAGTCAACAATATGATTTAACTATCTACGGAACAAATTCACGACCATTTGGTTATTGTAGGAAAAATAATCATTATTATCATGGATCTATAGAtgatttatcatatttttttttctcagcTATGAAAGCAAAGATGATTAGAGgtcatataaaatttttatctgATTATAAGATGgctataaaaaacaaaacatACAAAATGTCTGGTCTAAAAGGATTTAGACTTATAAAACAGCTTTTTAGTATAAAAaactttaataattttataaaattgtaTATTGGCCATGTTTCAACAGAACTATCTTTCTTAGGACGAGATTTTAGTCAGTTATTTGACATTACATTAGATTGTCAAGTGAATAATTATATGAATCGTGCAGGACAATTATATTATAGtatgaaacaaaaaaaataagtacttctacaaaattttatgatattaaaGTAGCTCATTAAACTTTAGTTATGtagttttttttcttttttgttttttttttaatattaaaaaaattttgcaaaaattaaaaatatggaatgataaaaatttttatatatgcatcaatatatcttaattttttactaaattttttataataaactaaaatatattttaacaatAAAACTTTAACTATAGAAGTTGGATATTTATTTTACCAAAATTTTATGgaataatttagaaaattttatttttattttatatgtttactatatatagtttttttaaagtaaaaacaaatttttaattttagaataataaatttatttaccTTTTCTGCGAATTtatgtaattaaaatatataaaatatttaaaaaaaaaagttattttttcatcTATTTCCTTGAtagttaaaataataatctcCAAATATGTCTTTTTCcactaaattttttatagtcAACATTCTTATTTTTAGCATATTCTACATAATATATAGCTTAGATTCTCCTTTGTtgacaataaaaaaattatttttttttaaatattaaaaatattaagttTTAAATAACTAAAATTTTAGTATTTTGACAagtaaattaattttattaacggaatatttttgtttttaaaaaaaaaaaaaataaagattgtAGTATTAATGCCTCTTTGTACACTTAACAAAATTTTAcgataattataataattcaaGATATTTTAAGagtttaatataatattttaagaataaggcttaatatatatttaatcaTATAActtatttgaaaattttaagttaTTTAAATCCCTTTTATAGCAATTTTAGTTCATTATATTGTAATAAAATGAATCAATACAAATTTACAATAAGATgaacaattaaaaatattttaaaaatataaaaaaaaaaaaattaaaatattaatgatcTTATTagtttctttaaaaaaaaaaaaaaaatagaaatacaTCTTTTTCTAGTTGGATAGATAAAAACTGTATtaataagataaaaaaaacatgaataatttatattagatatttttaaaagataatatattCACATAGAATTCCTATAAATGTAGTCTTTAagttgaatatatttttttttaatgtaataatttctttttttttggaaattATGTTTGATACATTAAATGGATATTCAAAATAGTTTAAATATagatttcttattttattttattttataacttaaggttataaaaatgttgagtaaaaattatgatttttAATTAAGATTTTAATAAATGCTAATTGATGATCatatgaaattatttttctagAAAATATTAAGATTATGTTATTagacaaaatatttttaagaaaaagctattatgaaaatttaaactacatacaatttatatattcaaattACAGCTTATGGTTCTTCAAATATAAAAGTATGCTTTATCATAAGAATATATACTCTTTTTTCATTGTAATGATATACGGTAATGTAGCAAttctgattttttttttaaattagcaTAATAAAGAATGCTACACCAATATTTGAAAAAGTTATCCGTCCAAGATAAATATCCACATGATTATTTatcttataaatttatattattttttagcaAAAGGCATATTGAGACATAGTTTaactaaatttaatttttatttaattggtctatatctttatatttttttttttttaaggacTCATTTTTATGCATCTCTAAGGAATTCAGAAAATGTTCACTTGTTTCGAAGAACAAGTTGAATTTTCAAGAAAAgcataaattaaatttctttaaatCTGTGTTTTACTGTatgtagaaaataataaactcatataaataaaaagtcaATATTTTTGACGGgtagtttttaaaaaagtaaaaataattattactcaaaatattaaatgaaataggtacataaaaaaaaatataatgataaatttttttttgtaaataaactAAAATTCAAGAATATTGagtttaattaaaaaatatagctccttattattaattcttaagcattgtattttttaatattactaataattatattatatcaataattttaagatatttttctaattttcaTTCTTAATTTAACagaataatttcttttattttttttttccttataacaatatatatttaaatcgtttttttgtttttaatagaaaaaaagttataataaagataaaataagacaaagtaaatatttactatatttatataatttcatatattttatcatgTTAATatactaataaaataaattaaagtattaaaaaaaagtataatcgAAATGTATATgtagaaaattattttattaatttaaattctttGTGAAGAGAAATAATTTGAAATTATAGAAATgcgttattattttttcttcatttcttAATAGAAAGaataaaagttttaattGTTCCCCATTTTCATAAAGCAATGTAGtagtttattttatattaaacaTAACATTTTAAGATAATAAatgattttattattaaaaatatggtATTAAATTTAATCTACTTAAATATATCGTaagataacaaaaaaatgagAGATTAAAGGCCATATAATATACTCAtgatttttatcaaaatagGAGTAAGACTCACAAAATTGCATTTGTTAAAGTTGCAACTTTTTTGTATATCCATAATAATCTAAGtcaaattaattaaataattacttctttatataattatctacaaatgaattttttatgataattttacttttttgtataaagataaagaaaatatcaGTCTTTTGCAGTAAGTTATGCATACCAATGTATTCTATctaaataaaatacattaacaatatttaaaaattttacatatgtaaatattttaatacaatatatatataatatcatGTATATAAATGCTATTAAACACTTTTTCCTCTTAACTAcgtatataaatttaatgaaattatataattttatatttatttttctttcctTTTCATTTCATTGttttaaatacatatttGTGGACTTCATATTTtgttttcatatatattagttttttttaatacgttgtttgtaaataaattttGATATGTATTCAAGATTTTTATCAgagtttttttataatatattaaattttaaaaattatttatatttttttcctttgtTTAATGATGTTACATTGTAATATTtctcaatatttttattattattacattttctattaattatatgttattatttattttttttaataattacataatatttttacaattattaattttccgCATAACAATAAATCTCAATGAAagacaaaataataaaattatagatACCTGGACAATAAAGTTAACCCcttttattttgttaatttatatttattttgctaaataatatatttttagttcttatttctttttaggacaaatttaaaaatttgtttACAGGAagcatattttaattaaaaaaaaagagtggATTATATATTTCTCTAAATTCAACTTAGTATATCCTAATTAcgttttaatattataatataaaaggaactttattttattcaaatgTTATT
The genomic region above belongs to Plasmodium relictum strain SGS1 genome assembly, chromosome: 10 and contains:
- the RAP2/3 gene encoding rhoptry-associated protein 2/3, putative; the encoded protein is MNKLFFITLLFFLSLQKAINAYLCIQSIRNMRLENLSISHILKKSTHEHEHLGLWIHFFFSHFEHHEDLLKFLDGFSLNELDQGNRSCFKKGLTIFLLHYFANELKIASDNGNHVNRYEDMFINCRDVAVDFIEAIKIPHIISLLDTIINKDPEKITLQRIVSPMKRCIHVDNKDKPYVVMSDFDTLLNTDEDTFRRRYLSFQNRRYSNFESRSVQDFNVLGLLSLKSPYYNSDLSRYVEGVFHTFKTSRRLGLKRRSQQYDLTIYGTNSRPFGYCRKNNHYYHGSIDDLSYFFFSAMKAKMIRGHIKFLSDYKMAIKNKTYKMSGLKGFRLIKQLFSIKNFNNFIKLYIGHVSTELSFLGRDFSQLFDITLDCQVNNYMNRAGQLYYSMKQKK